From Macaca mulatta isolate MMU2019108-1 chromosome 3, T2T-MMU8v2.0, whole genome shotgun sequence, the proteins below share one genomic window:
- the OR9A2 gene encoding LOW QUALITY PROTEIN: olfactory receptor 9A2 (The sequence of the model RefSeq protein was modified relative to this genomic sequence to represent the inferred CDS: substituted 2 bases at 2 genomic stop codons), which yields MLDSHSSATEFHLLGFPGSQGLPHILLAIFFFFYLVTLMRNMVIIVIICVEKRLQSPIYFFLGHLSALEILVTTIIVPMMLWGLLLPGMQTVSLSTCIAQLFLYLAVGTTEFALLGVMVVDRYVAVCNLLRYNIIMNSSTCIWVVIVSWVFGFLSEIWLVYATFQFTFCKSNSLDHFXCDRGQLLKPSCDNTLFTEFILFLMAIFILIGFLIPTIVSYTYIISTILKIPSASGWRKAFSICASLFTCVIIGYGSCLFLYVKPKQTQGVEYNKIFPLLVSVLTPFLNPFLFTLWNDKVKEALRDGVKCCCXLLKD from the coding sequence ATGTTGGACAGCCACTCTAGTGCCACCGAATTCCACCTTCTAGGCTTCCCTGGGTCCCAAGGACTACCCCACATTCTTTTGgctatattctttttcttctatttagtGACATTAATGAGAAACATGGTCATCATCGTGATTATCTGTGTGGAGAAACGTCTGCAGTCCCCCATATATTTCTTCCTCGGCCACCTCTCTGCCCTGGAGATCCTGGTCACAACCATAATTGTCCCCATGATGCTTTGGGGATTGCTGCTCCCTGGGATGCAGACAGTATCTTTGTCTACATGTATTGCTCAACTTTTCCTGTACCTTGCTGTAGGGACCACAGAGTTTGCATTACTTGGAGTGATGGTTGTGGACCGTTACGTGGCTGTGTGTAATCTTTTAAGATACAACATCATTATGAACAGCAGTACCTGTATTTGGGTGGTAATAGTGTCATGGGTATTTGGATTTCTTTCTGAAATCTGGCTGGTCTATGCCACATTTCAGTTTACCTTCTGCAAATCAAATTCGTTAGACCATTTTTAGTGTGACCGAGGGCAATTACTCAAACCGTCCTGTGACAACACTCTTTTCACAGAGTTTATCCTTTTCTTAATGGCTATTTTTATACTCATTGGTTTTTTGATCCCTACAATTGTCTCCTATACCTACATCATCTCCACTATCCTCAAGATCCCGTCAGCCTCTGGCTGGAGGAAAGCCTTCTCCATTTGTGCCTCCCTCTTCACCTGTGTTATAATCGGCTATGGCAGCTGCTTGTTTCTCTATGTGAAACCCAAGCAAACACAGGGAGTcgagtacaataagatatttccCCTGTTGGTTTCCGTGTTAACCCCCTTCCTGAACCCTTTCCTCTTTACTCTTTGGAATGACAAAGTCAAAGAGGCCCTCCGAGATGGAGTGAAATGCTGCTGTTAACTCCTCAAAGATTAG